The following proteins are co-located in the Pedobacter sp. FW305-3-2-15-E-R2A2 genome:
- a CDS encoding PorP/SprF family type IX secretion system membrane protein yields the protein MRTITKYLQLALLITSKLCAFGQDHNYSQFFSSPIYLNPALTGQFEGDIRMNMLYRNQWSGLNGTLAYFTASADLHIPRFAGGVGLMFTRSSEGTAYLVKNNASATYSYSVGSDDFIASFGIQAGFTNRDIDWSKLVFSDQIDRRLGYIPGSVSSAQAPEISSKFYFDAAAGTNIVFYNFMVGAAFHHINQPDESFSGTQAKLPFRTTINASYRISLSPYAYDDRDEGPYIIPSAIYHKQASASSMSVGAQFKYRNLNTGLWYRSSGMGGPDALVVSLIFDLFKGSKNGEKLRLGASHDATISKINYTNTSGTTEIGIGYEKYFPNSPSYNKYNGLRCYDFY from the coding sequence ATGAGGACAATCACGAAATATTTGCAGCTAGCACTTCTGATCACCTCTAAGCTATGTGCTTTCGGACAAGACCATAATTATTCGCAGTTCTTCAGTTCCCCGATTTACCTTAACCCGGCACTGACAGGCCAGTTTGAAGGAGATATCCGGATGAACATGTTGTATCGAAACCAGTGGTCCGGACTGAACGGAACCTTAGCTTACTTCACCGCTTCAGCAGACCTTCATATCCCAAGGTTTGCCGGTGGAGTGGGCCTGATGTTTACCAGAAGCAGCGAGGGCACTGCCTATCTGGTTAAAAACAATGCTTCAGCTACTTATTCCTATAGCGTAGGCAGTGACGACTTTATCGCTTCATTTGGCATACAGGCTGGTTTTACCAATCGCGATATCGATTGGAGCAAATTGGTTTTCTCTGATCAGATTGACAGGCGCCTTGGCTATATACCAGGCAGTGTTTCTTCCGCCCAGGCGCCGGAAATCTCCAGCAAATTTTATTTTGATGCCGCAGCAGGTACTAACATTGTTTTCTATAATTTTATGGTTGGGGCCGCCTTTCATCACATCAATCAACCCGACGAGTCCTTTAGCGGAACACAGGCAAAATTACCATTCCGTACCACCATTAATGCCAGTTACCGGATTTCTTTGAGTCCTTACGCATATGATGATCGAGATGAAGGTCCTTATATCATTCCTTCTGCAATATATCATAAACAGGCCAGCGCATCGTCCATGAGTGTAGGTGCACAGTTTAAATACAGAAATTTAAATACCGGATTGTGGTATCGCAGCAGTGGAATGGGAGGGCCCGATGCGCTTGTGGTATCGCTGATATTCGACCTGTTTAAGGGCAGTAAAAATGGGGAAAAACTGCGCTTAGGAGCCAGTCATGATGCGACGATTTCCAAGATCAACTATACCAATACCAGTGGAACTACAGAGATTGGAATTGGGTATGAAAAATATTTTCCCAACAGCCCCAGCTACAATAAATACAATGGATTGCGTTGTTATGATTTCTACTGA
- a CDS encoding MgtC/SapB family protein, with the protein MDNILENNHFLTQTEVNKFLLATLLCGLIGAEREFRSKQAGLKTMIMIGLGSTLFTILSIKIGLTSHDRIASNIVTGIGFLGAGVIFKEDNQVKGLTTACVIWIVAAIGMAIGAGYYEQATGVTLVVLFALLTFPFLEEMVEQRFTKRIYRIVKKYENESLEKYEEDIKTSGLRLNRGKQELANGIISGTWVAIGSPKNHKRFVDRMLQDKKIIAFDF; encoded by the coding sequence ATGGACAATATCTTAGAAAACAATCATTTTCTCACGCAGACTGAAGTCAACAAATTTCTTCTTGCCACCCTCTTATGTGGCCTGATTGGTGCTGAACGAGAATTCAGAAGCAAACAAGCCGGTCTGAAAACGATGATTATGATTGGACTGGGTTCTACCCTCTTCACGATTTTATCCATCAAGATCGGACTGACAAGTCATGATCGCATTGCCTCAAATATTGTGACGGGAATTGGCTTTTTAGGCGCAGGGGTAATATTCAAAGAAGACAATCAGGTAAAAGGGTTAACCACTGCCTGTGTGATCTGGATTGTTGCTGCAATTGGAATGGCTATCGGCGCAGGATATTACGAACAAGCTACCGGCGTAACCCTCGTTGTCCTCTTTGCTTTACTGACCTTTCCATTTCTTGAAGAAATGGTCGAGCAGCGTTTTACCAAAAGGATCTATCGCATTGTGAAGAAATACGAGAATGAAAGTCTGGAGAAGTACGAAGAAGACATCAAAACTTCTGGATTGAGATTAAACAGGGGGAAGCAGGAACTGGCCAACGGAATCATCAGCGGGACCTGGGTTGCCATCGGAAGCCCCAAAAACCACAAGCGATTTGTAGACCGCATGCTTCAGGATAAAAAGATCATTGCCTTCGATTTTTAG
- a CDS encoding L-serine ammonia-lyase encodes MHREQISVFDIFKIGVGPSSSHTLGPWRAAQQFTASLKEKDLLAQVDQIKILLYGSLAKTGKGHGTDVAILLGLNGADPVTFDVNAIDSTIEEIKTYHVLNLNAERNIAFNYEEDLVFLFFESLPFHPNAVTFQAFLNTGKAISETYYSIGGGFVVKEGESGSDKEQVDLPFPIEKAADLLHWCLTTGLKVSEVVMENELAWRTEVETRKGIMQHFNVMKDCTYRGCHTAGFLPGGLNVGRRACALNKRLIGNSTYTNYESWIEAIRSGGNGFNYILDWVSCFALAVNEENASFGRVVTAPTNGAAGVIPAVLQYYIAFCDGYTEEKISQFIACASEIGSIFKKGATISAAMGGCQAEIGVSSAMAAAALTECLGGSQRQVLMAAEIAMEHHLGLTCDPIGGLVQIPCIERNTMGAIKAITASQLALQSNPDKAKVSLDAVVNTMWETALDMNSKYKETSDGGLATNIPISLPEC; translated from the coding sequence ATGCATAGGGAACAAATCTCAGTTTTTGATATTTTTAAGATAGGCGTTGGACCATCAAGCTCACATACTTTAGGTCCCTGGCGGGCGGCTCAACAATTTACCGCATCATTAAAAGAAAAGGACCTGTTAGCACAGGTTGATCAGATCAAGATTTTACTGTACGGCTCTTTAGCTAAAACAGGTAAAGGACACGGGACTGATGTGGCCATCCTATTAGGATTGAATGGTGCAGACCCGGTGACCTTCGATGTGAATGCCATTGATTCTACCATTGAAGAGATTAAAACCTATCATGTACTGAACCTGAATGCAGAACGAAACATCGCTTTCAACTATGAAGAAGATCTTGTTTTTCTATTTTTTGAGAGCCTTCCTTTCCACCCCAATGCAGTTACCTTTCAGGCCTTTTTAAACACGGGTAAAGCCATCTCTGAGACTTACTATTCCATCGGTGGTGGTTTTGTGGTAAAAGAAGGAGAAAGCGGTAGTGATAAAGAACAGGTAGACCTTCCTTTCCCGATAGAGAAGGCTGCAGACCTTTTACACTGGTGCTTAACCACGGGACTAAAGGTTTCTGAAGTCGTGATGGAAAATGAACTTGCCTGGCGTACAGAAGTAGAGACCAGAAAGGGCATTATGCAGCACTTCAATGTGATGAAGGACTGTACTTACCGGGGTTGTCATACTGCGGGATTCTTACCCGGAGGATTGAATGTAGGAAGAAGAGCTTGTGCCTTGAACAAGCGCCTCATTGGCAACAGTACCTATACTAATTATGAAAGCTGGATTGAGGCCATCAGAAGTGGCGGAAATGGCTTTAATTACATTCTTGACTGGGTGAGTTGTTTTGCCTTGGCTGTAAATGAGGAAAATGCCTCGTTTGGCCGCGTCGTGACCGCCCCGACCAATGGTGCGGCAGGTGTAATTCCGGCAGTACTTCAATATTACATTGCTTTCTGTGATGGCTATACAGAGGAGAAGATCAGTCAGTTTATTGCCTGTGCTTCAGAAATAGGCAGCATCTTTAAAAAAGGGGCTACCATTTCGGCAGCTATGGGTGGTTGTCAGGCAGAAATCGGCGTATCCTCAGCAATGGCTGCGGCAGCTTTAACCGAGTGTTTAGGCGGCTCACAGCGTCAGGTTCTAATGGCTGCAGAAATTGCCATGGAGCATCATCTTGGCTTAACCTGCGACCCGATTGGGGGTCTGGTACAGATTCCATGTATCGAAAGGAATACCATGGGCGCCATTAAGGCGATCACCGCTAGTCAGCTTGCCTTACAAAGTAACCCAGACAAAGCAAAAGTAAGTCTGGATGCAGTGGTAAATACCATGTGGGAAACAGCACTTGACATGAACTCTAAATATAAAGAAACTTCCGATGGAGGTTTAGCCACCAATATTCCGATCAGCTTACCAGAATGTTAA
- a CDS encoding DUF58 domain-containing protein yields MKSFITKYYKDLFLRKRLFAGIGLCVSLFLFSFFLPWLGPLPYLCFWVLTLLIAADLILLFKTERGVFLRRDLPERMSNGDDNELQLHVENFYSFGIHIGIIDEIPFQFQKRDLWFNSSLKSRENKTITYKLRPTKRGEYHFGQTRVYVQSPLGLLSRRYNFGEETMVAVYPSFLQLRKYELMAISNRLSEIGIKKIRRIGHSLEFDQVKTYVQGDDYRTINWKATARRGDLMVNSFTDEKAQHVYCVIDKSRTMKMPFEGLSLLDYAINTSLVLSNVALVKEDKAGLITVAEKIGSVVPAERRPAQLGKIMEVLYKEKTRYLETNMEALYLSIRGVLKQRSLVVFFTNFESMSALNRQLPFLKKIAKFHLLLIVFFENTELKTLSDEPAKDVEGIYIKTIAAKFAHEKKLMVKELTKHGILSILTPPEKLTINVVNRYLAIKAQQKT; encoded by the coding sequence TTGAAAAGCTTCATTACTAAATATTACAAAGACCTCTTCCTCCGTAAAAGACTTTTTGCGGGGATTGGGCTCTGTGTATCCCTGTTTCTGTTTTCTTTCTTTCTGCCCTGGCTTGGACCGTTACCGTACCTATGCTTCTGGGTGTTAACGCTATTGATCGCTGCGGACCTGATTTTATTGTTCAAAACAGAAAGAGGTGTTTTCCTGCGAAGAGACCTTCCGGAGCGAATGAGTAACGGGGACGATAATGAGCTTCAGCTTCATGTAGAGAATTTTTATTCCTTTGGTATTCATATTGGCATTATTGATGAAATCCCTTTTCAGTTTCAAAAAAGAGACCTCTGGTTTAACAGCAGCCTAAAATCCAGAGAAAATAAAACCATCACTTATAAGTTACGTCCAACAAAAAGAGGAGAGTATCACTTTGGACAGACGCGTGTATATGTGCAATCCCCATTGGGCCTGCTCTCCAGAAGGTATAATTTTGGAGAGGAAACCATGGTCGCTGTTTATCCCTCTTTTTTGCAGTTGCGTAAATATGAACTGATGGCGATTTCCAACAGACTCAGTGAAATTGGCATTAAAAAGATCAGAAGGATTGGGCATAGCCTGGAATTTGATCAGGTAAAAACTTATGTGCAAGGGGACGATTACCGAACCATCAACTGGAAGGCTACTGCCAGAAGAGGAGATTTAATGGTAAATTCTTTTACCGATGAGAAGGCACAGCATGTCTATTGTGTAATTGACAAATCCAGAACGATGAAAATGCCCTTTGAGGGATTAAGTCTGCTGGACTATGCCATTAACACAAGTCTTGTACTTTCCAATGTCGCTTTGGTGAAGGAAGATAAAGCAGGGCTAATTACAGTTGCGGAAAAGATAGGCAGTGTGGTTCCCGCAGAACGAAGACCTGCACAGCTGGGGAAAATAATGGAAGTTCTTTACAAAGAAAAGACGCGCTACCTGGAAACCAATATGGAGGCCTTGTATCTGAGCATTCGTGGAGTCTTAAAACAACGAAGTCTGGTGGTCTTTTTCACTAATTTTGAAAGCATGTCTGCCTTAAACAGACAACTTCCATTTTTAAAGAAGATTGCGAAGTTTCACCTCTTACTCATTGTATTTTTTGAAAATACAGAGCTGAAAACGCTGAGTGATGAACCGGCTAAAGACGTGGAAGGGATCTACATTAAAACCATTGCGGCAAAGTTTGCGCACGAGAAAAAACTCATGGTCAAAGAGCTGACTAAACATGGAATTCTAAGTATCCTTACCCCACCGGAAAAGCTGACCATTAACGTTGTTAACCGGTATCTGGCCATAAAAGCCCAGCAGAAAACCTAA
- a CDS encoding MoxR family ATPase: MEAEMFNKRTDLTQLNVAVEQIRETLGKIIVGQKDTIDFLIAGLLADGHILLEGVPGVAKTLSAKLVAKSIDASFSRIQFTPDLMPSDVLGTSVFDPRNAAFEYRKGPIFGHIILVDEINRAPAKTQSALFEVMEERQITVDGHTYLMDEPFMVLATQNPIEQEGTYRLPEAQLDRFLFKIEVKYPSLEEETAILLNQHQHRLDDALKAVKPVLSIDQVKSCRAIIKGLHVEPKLIEYVAKITHETRSNKSLYLGASPRASLAMLNGAKAFAAMQGRDFVTPEDIIKVAAPVLAHRIMLTPDKEMEGLTTSDIVAQIIQKIEIPR; this comes from the coding sequence ATGGAAGCGGAAATGTTTAACAAAAGAACCGATCTGACACAGCTGAATGTTGCAGTGGAACAAATCAGGGAAACACTGGGTAAGATCATTGTCGGACAAAAAGATACCATAGATTTTCTCATTGCCGGATTGCTGGCTGATGGGCACATCCTGTTAGAAGGTGTGCCAGGTGTTGCAAAGACATTAAGCGCGAAGCTGGTGGCAAAAAGTATTGACGCTTCATTTTCGAGGATTCAGTTTACACCAGATCTGATGCCTTCAGATGTACTGGGTACATCGGTATTTGATCCGCGGAATGCGGCTTTTGAATACCGGAAGGGCCCCATCTTTGGGCATATCATTTTGGTGGATGAAATTAACCGTGCCCCGGCAAAGACACAGTCTGCTTTATTTGAGGTGATGGAGGAACGTCAGATTACGGTTGATGGACATACTTACCTGATGGATGAACCTTTTATGGTCCTGGCTACACAGAATCCAATTGAGCAGGAGGGAACCTATCGTTTGCCGGAAGCGCAGCTGGATCGTTTCTTGTTTAAAATCGAAGTGAAATATCCAAGCCTTGAGGAAGAAACAGCCATTTTGCTCAACCAACACCAGCATCGTCTGGACGATGCGTTAAAAGCTGTAAAGCCGGTATTGAGTATCGATCAGGTGAAGTCATGCCGGGCCATCATCAAAGGATTGCATGTAGAGCCCAAATTGATTGAATATGTGGCAAAGATTACCCATGAAACCAGGAGCAACAAATCGCTGTACCTGGGGGCTTCTCCACGTGCTTCCTTAGCCATGCTGAATGGTGCTAAGGCCTTCGCCGCAATGCAGGGGCGTGACTTCGTCACTCCGGAAGACATCATTAAAGTGGCTGCACCCGTATTGGCACACCGGATCATGCTGACACCGGATAAGGAGATGGAAGGACTTACAACGAGCGATATTGTGGCTCAGATCATTCAGAAAATAGAAATTCCAAGATAA
- a CDS encoding DUF4350 domain-containing protein, translating to MKGMKLYLFGTGILLILYLAAEYYKPKATDWRPSYLKEDKIPFGLFVLNKECQSIFPETRIEVSRLPVYNTLKDKERKNTNYLIVAGALHVDELDYKELVKFMKAGNHVFIATFNTGDYLKDTLKLDINSSLNYGKKKSVPINFVNPSIKEKQPFVFDKGLGDLYFSKVDTSRATVLGRNEEGEVNFVKYTFGKGALYVLPNPQLLSNYALLSPEGAAYAAKALSYLPVAETLIWDENNTKGNMGDESLLRVLFKHDQLRWAYYLSIVSLLIFVLFEMKRRQRIIPVISQLRNSSVDFVRVVGKVYYQQRDNSDIASKKISYLLEFIRATYRLKTNAIDEELMAALISKSGGNESDIRHLFATIEEVSRPGRVTDYQLITLNKLIEKFYKQAQ from the coding sequence ATGAAAGGCATGAAATTATACCTCTTTGGAACGGGTATTTTGCTCATCTTATACCTCGCAGCAGAATATTACAAACCAAAAGCTACAGATTGGCGCCCGAGTTACCTGAAGGAGGATAAAATTCCCTTTGGTTTATTCGTGTTGAATAAGGAATGTCAAAGCATATTTCCGGAAACCAGAATTGAAGTGTCCAGACTTCCGGTTTACAATACCCTGAAGGATAAAGAGCGGAAAAATACCAATTATCTGATCGTTGCAGGCGCACTGCATGTTGATGAACTGGATTATAAAGAACTCGTTAAATTCATGAAAGCAGGAAATCATGTTTTTATCGCAACGTTTAATACGGGGGATTATCTGAAAGATACCTTGAAACTGGACATCAATTCTTCGTTGAATTACGGCAAAAAGAAAAGTGTACCGATTAATTTTGTCAACCCCTCTATAAAGGAGAAACAGCCTTTTGTTTTTGATAAGGGGTTGGGCGACCTCTATTTTAGTAAGGTAGATACCTCCAGGGCGACAGTGCTGGGGAGAAATGAAGAGGGCGAGGTTAACTTTGTCAAATATACCTTTGGCAAAGGTGCACTGTATGTCTTGCCAAATCCGCAATTGTTGAGCAATTATGCATTGCTGAGCCCTGAGGGTGCGGCTTACGCTGCAAAAGCCCTTTCTTATCTGCCGGTAGCGGAAACGCTGATCTGGGATGAGAACAATACGAAAGGAAACATGGGTGATGAGAGTTTGCTGAGGGTGCTTTTTAAACATGATCAGTTGCGCTGGGCTTATTATTTGTCCATTGTCAGTTTATTGATCTTTGTGCTTTTTGAAATGAAACGAAGGCAGAGAATCATTCCAGTCATCTCCCAGCTCAGAAACTCCTCAGTAGATTTTGTAAGGGTGGTGGGAAAAGTGTATTACCAACAGCGGGATAACAGCGACATTGCCTCTAAAAAAATCAGTTACCTTCTTGAATTTATCAGAGCAACATACCGCTTAAAAACGAATGCGATAGATGAAGAACTAATGGCTGCCCTTATCTCAAAATCAGGCGGAAATGAAAGTGATATCCGGCACTTATTTGCCACAATTGAAGAAGTCAGCAGGCCTGGAAGGGTAACTGATTATCAGTTAATCACATTGAATAAATTAATAGAAAAATTTTATAAACAAGCCCAATAG
- a CDS encoding DUF4129 domain-containing protein, whose amino-acid sequence MLITATVSGFTAPLLQKPARKQVGNDSSKVILRNFDAEKLKAYTEQSEFRYKETPPDQDSLWARFWHWFWNWFSRVLENKTSGTFIKYGIVTALAALVVFIIIKAMGLDLKVFAGKSKAVEVPYSESLENIHEINFRAEIEKAISAGNYRLAVRLFYLHSLKMMNDSQLINWQPDKTNQAYVGELTDPEKRKQFGELTTQFEYIWYGEFFIDKESFAEVKKDFDAFNRRGT is encoded by the coding sequence ATGCTCATTACTGCCACCGTCAGTGGCTTTACTGCCCCCTTGTTGCAAAAGCCTGCCCGGAAGCAGGTGGGCAATGACAGCAGCAAAGTGATCCTGCGCAATTTTGATGCGGAAAAGCTGAAGGCATATACGGAGCAGTCAGAATTCAGGTATAAGGAAACACCACCTGATCAGGATAGCCTATGGGCCCGCTTCTGGCATTGGTTCTGGAATTGGTTCTCGCGGGTTCTGGAGAATAAAACATCCGGCACTTTTATCAAATATGGAATCGTCACGGCCCTGGCTGCATTAGTGGTCTTTATCATTATAAAGGCAATGGGGCTAGACCTGAAGGTATTTGCCGGCAAATCTAAAGCGGTAGAGGTTCCTTACTCGGAATCCCTGGAGAACATTCATGAGATTAATTTCCGGGCAGAAATAGAAAAAGCAATTTCAGCGGGAAACTACAGACTGGCAGTCCGGCTCTTTTATTTACATTCTTTAAAAATGATGAACGATAGTCAGCTGATCAACTGGCAACCAGACAAAACCAATCAGGCTTATGTGGGCGAACTGACTGACCCCGAAAAAAGAAAACAGTTCGGAGAACTGACCACACAGTTTGAATACATCTGGTATGGTGAATTTTTCATCGATAAAGAAAGCTTTGCTGAAGTAAAGAAGGATTTTGATGCGTTTAACAGGAGGGGCACATGA
- a CDS encoding stage II sporulation protein M, with protein sequence MREALFVKQNSEKWKRYEQMRTENSDELAERFIDITNDLAYANTFYPKSKTTAYLNGLAAVLHQSIYKNKKEDSNRFITFWKTELPVLFYTYRKQLGYSFLFFLLSASIGALSAKYDDSFVRLILGDGYVNMTNENIAKGDPFGVYKRQGELEMFLMIAANNTYVSLLMFVSGIFLSIGPVFFMLRNGVMIGAFEYYFFSKGLGAESVLTIWIHGTLEISGIIIAGAAGLVLGHGLLFPKTYTRFQAFKNSAKDGTKIALGLIPIILVAAFFEGFITRHTGMPLLLSISILAGSLFFIIWYVILYPSKLHKRHQTIENA encoded by the coding sequence ATGAGAGAGGCATTGTTTGTTAAGCAGAATTCTGAGAAATGGAAGCGTTATGAACAAATGCGTACAGAAAATTCAGATGAACTGGCGGAGCGCTTCATTGACATCACCAATGACCTGGCTTATGCAAACACTTTTTATCCTAAATCAAAAACTACAGCTTACCTTAATGGTTTAGCGGCAGTTTTACACCAGTCTATTTATAAAAATAAAAAAGAAGACAGTAACCGGTTCATCACCTTCTGGAAAACGGAACTGCCTGTTTTGTTCTATACCTATCGCAAACAATTGGGCTATTCTTTCCTGTTCTTTCTCCTCTCCGCATCAATAGGAGCACTTTCTGCTAAATATGATGATTCTTTTGTGAGGCTGATCCTTGGAGATGGTTATGTGAATATGACGAATGAAAATATTGCAAAAGGAGATCCCTTCGGCGTATATAAACGACAGGGAGAACTGGAAATGTTCCTGATGATTGCCGCAAACAATACTTATGTGTCCCTGCTCATGTTTGTCAGTGGAATCTTCCTCTCCATTGGACCTGTTTTTTTTATGTTGAGAAATGGAGTGATGATCGGGGCCTTTGAATATTATTTTTTTAGTAAAGGTTTAGGCGCGGAATCCGTGCTGACCATCTGGATTCATGGAACATTGGAAATCTCAGGCATCATTATCGCCGGTGCCGCCGGACTGGTATTGGGTCATGGTTTGCTTTTTCCTAAAACATATACCCGGTTTCAAGCCTTCAAAAACAGCGCTAAAGACGGAACAAAAATCGCTTTAGGACTGATCCCGATTATATTGGTTGCAGCCTTCTTTGAAGGTTTCATCACCCGCCATACCGGAATGCCGCTTTTACTGAGCATCAGCATTCTGGCAGGATCTCTGTTCTTTATCATCTGGTACGTGATCCTATATCCATCAAAACTTCATAAACGCCATCAAACCATAGAAAATGCCTGA
- a CDS encoding RDD family protein, producing METIKVNTSQHVDIDYPVAGLGERIAARLIDLAAFFGLYMLVILLAVLIRTETVFFILLIALGAIYVFYNLICEVFMNGQSLGKRLMKIKVISIDGSQASIGQYFIRWLFRLVDFALTAQIGGLIAVAVSEKKQRIGDMVAGTTLIKTVPRTRFDHIAFHPTEEEYTPVFKNADLLTDRDVELMHEVILTYYKTSNADLIYNMSAKVAEHLSLNIPQGMNELNFLTTVIKDYKHLTSQSD from the coding sequence ATGGAAACAATTAAGGTAAACACCAGCCAGCACGTAGACATTGATTATCCGGTGGCCGGATTAGGGGAAAGAATAGCTGCAAGGCTCATCGATCTGGCTGCCTTTTTTGGATTATATATGTTAGTTATTCTTTTGGCCGTCTTAATCCGAACAGAGACTGTTTTTTTCATACTTCTTATTGCTCTTGGTGCCATTTATGTTTTTTACAACCTTATCTGTGAGGTCTTTATGAATGGGCAGAGTTTAGGGAAAAGGCTGATGAAGATCAAAGTCATCAGCATTGATGGAAGTCAGGCAAGCATTGGACAATATTTTATCCGCTGGCTGTTCCGGTTGGTTGATTTTGCATTGACCGCCCAGATTGGTGGTTTAATAGCGGTAGCGGTCTCAGAAAAAAAGCAAAGAATAGGTGATATGGTGGCCGGAACTACGCTGATTAAGACCGTTCCAAGAACCAGGTTTGACCACATTGCTTTTCATCCGACGGAGGAAGAATACACCCCTGTTTTCAAGAATGCAGATTTGCTGACCGACCGTGATGTAGAGCTCATGCATGAGGTCATCCTCACCTATTATAAAACATCTAATGCAGATCTGATTTATAACATGTCTGCAAAGGTGGCCGAACATTTATCGCTGAACATTCCCCAAGGCATGAATGAACTTAACTTTCTAACCACCGTTATTAAAGATTACAAACATCTAACTTCCCAGTCAGACTAA
- a CDS encoding SGNH/GDSL hydrolase family protein, translating into MTTNTSPSLNTKPKNEISYLAIGDSYTIGEAVPLEGGFPHQLTTILKDNGLDVGLPHIIAKTGWTTSELQAAIKAANLNEKFTIVTLLIGVNNQYRGESKEKYRKEFKELLQTAIGFANGNKARVFVVSIPDWGITPYGLESGRDIPSISSDIDAFNAINKDETLAQGISYTDITPGSRLVTSDKELVASDGLHPSAKMYHEWAVQLAPSLIKELK; encoded by the coding sequence ATGACGACAAATACCAGCCCTAGCCTGAATACCAAGCCAAAAAATGAGATTTCTTATTTAGCGATCGGTGATTCTTATACGATTGGAGAAGCAGTTCCTTTGGAAGGTGGCTTTCCTCATCAGTTAACCACGATCTTAAAAGACAATGGCCTTGATGTAGGTCTGCCTCATATCATCGCTAAAACCGGATGGACAACCAGCGAGCTGCAGGCGGCAATTAAAGCTGCAAATCTGAACGAGAAGTTTACAATCGTTACCCTGTTGATTGGTGTAAACAATCAATACCGGGGCGAATCAAAAGAAAAGTATCGTAAGGAATTTAAGGAGCTGCTGCAAACAGCTATCGGTTTTGCCAACGGAAATAAAGCACGGGTCTTTGTGGTTTCTATTCCTGACTGGGGCATTACGCCTTACGGACTGGAAAGTGGCAGAGACATTCCCTCCATCAGTTCAGATATTGACGCTTTTAATGCCATCAATAAAGACGAAACACTTGCGCAGGGGATCAGCTATACGGACATCACTCCCGGCTCCCGGCTGGTAACTTCGGATAAAGAGTTGGTTGCGTCAGATGGATTACATCCTTCTGCAAAAATGTACCATGAATGGGCAGTTCAACTCGCGCCTTCACTGATTAAAGAACTGAAATAA
- a CDS encoding DUF2752 domain-containing protein: protein MIYLLSAWSSFLDQADNFFLPCPVKYLTGFDCPGCGFQRSFLALIQGNMEESFHLYPPTIPLLITFIVGLSANYLTKGNSDKLIKILYLITGSIITISYFFKIFSPHTHS, encoded by the coding sequence ATGATATACCTGTTATCCGCCTGGTCTTCTTTTCTAGATCAGGCGGATAATTTTTTTCTGCCCTGCCCGGTTAAATACCTGACTGGTTTTGATTGCCCTGGCTGCGGTTTTCAGCGGTCTTTTCTTGCCCTGATTCAGGGCAACATGGAAGAAAGCTTCCACTTATACCCGCCAACGATTCCCCTATTGATTACTTTCATTGTTGGCCTGAGTGCAAATTACCTGACCAAAGGAAACAGCGACAAGTTGATTAAAATACTGTATCTAATTACAGGATCGATCATCACAATCAGCTATTTCTTCAAAATTTTTTCTCCTCACACGCATTCCTGA
- a CDS encoding DUF5684 domain-containing protein, protein MDYTSEQSAGIAAVGAVGGIIYLALIVLIIASLWKVFTKAGKPGWASLIPIYNIIVLLEIIGKPTIWILWMLIPCVNIYFGIWAMNLLSKSFGKSEGFTAGLILLPVVFYPILGFGDARYLGPAAAEAQQGFPGTNNPFGTNNPFGTNDPFNKPPTTPQA, encoded by the coding sequence ATGGATTACACTTCAGAACAATCAGCTGGTATAGCAGCAGTCGGTGCTGTTGGTGGGATTATTTATCTCGCTCTTATCGTGCTTATCATTGCCTCATTATGGAAAGTCTTTACAAAGGCTGGAAAACCAGGTTGGGCATCACTTATTCCTATCTATAACATTATTGTCCTTCTTGAAATCATTGGCAAACCAACGATCTGGATTCTTTGGATGTTGATTCCGTGTGTAAATATTTACTTCGGAATCTGGGCAATGAATCTTTTAAGCAAAAGTTTCGGTAAAAGCGAAGGCTTTACCGCAGGATTGATCCTGTTACCTGTAGTATTCTATCCTATCTTAGGATTTGGAGATGCGAGATATTTAGGTCCTGCAGCTGCAGAAGCACAACAAGGCTTTCCTGGTACCAATAACCCATTTGGCACGAACAATCCGTTCGGTACAAATGATCCGTTTAATAAACCTCCAACCACACCTCAAGCTTAA